The following proteins are encoded in a genomic region of Syngnathus acus chromosome 22, fSynAcu1.2, whole genome shotgun sequence:
- the LOC119116040 gene encoding papilin-like isoform X3 has translation MMLPLLLLQLVLAPALLVSAEDYWEGWGAYGPCSRTCGGGVMVRSRRCITHRNDGGYNCVGPDKSYLACNTQECPAGTKDYREEQCAQFDGADFKGSRYSWVPYYGAENPCELNCVPKGENFVYRHSATVKDGTPCHPGRLDICVEGVCRRIGCDNILDSNMQEDPCLQCGGQGQTCSLVRNTFNTQRLAPGYNQMFTIPAGATSISIREKHPSRNYLAVRNLQGDYYLNGHWSLEFTSAAQIAGTKLYYQRGVEGDNLPESIIGRGPTTEPLVVELISQEPNQGVEYEYYLPVGHPTEGYAWSFGSWSACSKECGIGYQSRAVYCSIDNEAVPDHLCPYYARPESNRTCNPQACPVTYAWRTSEWTDCNVACGGGFQYRGVDCLYNDESGPRVVEDAYCAQYTQAPTDQQKCNMQRCTDHPGSAIISYIPSENAVQCRTTTYGCCYDRTTPAAGPNGEGCRDPPAPFERSICSLPKAAGSCSSWTARYFFDVLSGKCTEFWYGGCHGNSNHFATQEECHRVCHEPNGNGNGNGNGNGNGNGNGNGNGDGDGNGNGHANGNGNGNGRTNGNGNGHTNGNGNGNGYTNGNGNGRSNGNGNGNGRTNGNGNGNGHTNGNGNGNGYSNGNGNGNGHPNGNGNGNGNGNGHPNGNGNGNGHPNGNGNGNGNGHPNGNGNGNGHPNGNGNDNGHPNGNGNGNGHPNGNGNGNGNGHPNGNGNGNGYSNGNGNGNGRTNGNGNGNGRPNGNGNGNGRPNGNGNGNGYSNGNGNGNGHPNGNGNGHPNGNGNGYSNGNGNGNGHPNGNGNGNGNGHPNGNGNGNGNGHPNGNGNGNGNGHPNGNGNGNGNGHPNGNGNGNGYSNGNGNGNGRTNGNGNGNGRTNGNGNGRPNGNGHTNGNGNGRSNGNGNGNGRNGNGHSNGNGNGNGNGNGNGYPNGNGNGRSNGYGQRANGNGNGNGNGEDYNGNGHDNGNGNGRSNGHTQRVASSVAHTAHKARFVLKARRPHFITVKKHLIPAASLTLPAQVKIDQSDPSAVEALAGQTVVLPCRVSPPPSSTVALQWSKDGAALTSRRHQQQPNGSLLLGPVSKSDEGWFLCVATKEQERDHRYVYLTVSEGASRPQPTSLPTDELSPGFTLERSAASLLEMRAGQAARLPCTVVPATSLRYVSIQWSRDGRTLSDSRFVQQLDGTLLIESLRTEDAGVYTCSASTQHQLEQRRVHLRVQAALRITKAPDNIQVPEGSTALLPCVASGVDVSIGWSRNGVPVRPDGRKVQVSADGSLILNNVQASDEGTYTCNAYAGIYSASASADVRLLKNVQTGGVMTSPSGTPCLDQPELANCELVVYAQLCANQYYAAFCCASCARQARSGDRLAR, from the exons ATGATGCTGCCTCTGTTGCTCCTCCAGCTGGTCCTGGCTCCAGCCCTTTTG GTGTCCGCTGAGGACTACTGGGAGGGGTGGGGTGCATACGGACCATGCAGTCGGACCTGCGGCGGTGGTGTGATGGTCAGAAGCAGACGCTGTATCACCCACAG AAACGACGGAGGCTACAACTGTGTTGGACCTGACAAGTCTTACCTGGCCTGTAACACTCAG GAGTGTCCCGCGGGAACTAAGGATTACCGTGAGGAGCAGTGCGCCCAGTTCGATGGGGCTGACTTCAAGGGGTCACGTTACAGCTGGGTGCCTTATTACGGAG CCGAGAACCCCTGCGAGCTGAACTGCGTGCCAAAGGGAGAGAACTTTGTCTACCGCCACAGTGCCACCGTTAAGGACGGAACACCTTGCCATCCCGGACGCCTTGACATTTGTGTGGAGGGAGTCTGCAGG CGCATAGGCTGCGACAACATACTGGACTCCAACATGCAGGAGGACCCCTGCCTGCAGTGCGGAGGCCAAGGACAGACCTGCTCACTGGTCAGGAACACCTTCAACACGCAGCGTCTTGCTCCCG GTTACAACCAGATGTTCACCATCCCCGCTGGAGCCACCTCCATCAGCATTAGAGAGAAACACCCTTCACGCAATTACCTCG CTGTCAGGAACCTGCAAGGAGATTACTACCTGAACGGTCACTGGTCCCTGGAGTTCACCAGTGCTGCCCAAATTGCCGGCACCAAGCTGTACTACCAACGAGGCGTAGAGGGCGACAACCTTCCCGAGTCCATCATCGGCCGCGGACCCACCACCGAGCCCCTCGTCGTGGAG CTGATCAGCCAGGAGCCCAACCAGGGTGTGGAGTACGAGTACTACCTTCCCGTGGGACACCCCACAGAGGGATACGCCTGGAGCTTCGGATCTTGGTCCGCCTGCAGCAAAGAGTGCGGAATTG GCTATCAGTCCAGAGCCGTCTACTGCTCCATCGACAACGAGGCCGTGCCCGACCACCTGTGCCCGTACTATGCCCGACCCGAGAGCAACAGAACCTGCAACCCTCAGGCCTGCCCTGTCACCTACGC CTGGAGAACCAGCGAGTGGACCGACTGCAACGTGGCATGCGGAGGCGGATTCCAGTATCGCGGCGTGGACTGTCTCTACAATGACGAGTCGGGACCCCGCGTGGTCGAGGACGCCTACTGCGCTCAGTACACTCAGGCACCCACTGACCAGCAGAAATGCAACATGCAGCGCTGCACCGACCACCCCGGAAGTGCG ATCATTTCCTACATCCCCTCTGAGAACGCCGTTCAGTGCCGCACCACCACCTACGGGTGCTGCTACGACCGCACCACCCCTGCTGCCGGGCCCAATGGAGAGGGCTGCCGTGACCCACCCGCACCTT TCGAGCGCTCCATCTGCTCACTGCCTAAGGCCGCTGGATCCTGCTCCAGCTGGACGGCGCGCTACTTCTTTGATGTTCTAAGCGGCAAGTGTACCGAGTTCTGGTACGGAGGCTGCCACGGCAACAGCAATCACTTTGCAACACAGGAGGAGTGCCACAGGGTCTGCCACGAGCCTAATGGCAATGGAAACGGCAATGGAAACGGAAATGGAAACGGAAACGGAAACGGAAATGGAAATGGTGACGGTGACGGTAACGGTAACGGCCACGCCAATGGAAATGGCAATGGTAATGGCCGCACCAATGGAAATGGCAACGGCCACACCAACGGAAACGGAAATGGTAACGGTTACACAAACGGAAACGGTAACGGCCGCTCAAATGGAAATGGCAACGGTAATGGCCGCACCAACGGAAACGGTAACGGCAACGGCCACACCAACGGAAATGGCAATGGTAACGGTTACTCAAACGGCAATGGAAATGGTAACGGCCACCCCAACGGCAATGGAAACG GCAATGGAAACGGTAACGGCCACCCCAACGGCAATGGAAACGGTAACGGCCACCCCAACGGCAATGGCAATGGAAACGGTAACGGCCACCCCAACGGAAATGGAAACGGTAACGGCCACCCCAACGGAAATGGAAACGATAACGGCCACCCCAATGGCAATGGAAACGGTAACGGCCACCCCAACGGCAATGGCAATGGAAACGGTAACGGCCATCCCAACGGCAACGGCAATGGTAATGGTTACTCAAACGGCAATGGAAACGGTAACGGCCGCACCAACGGCAATGGAAACGGTAACGGACGCCCCAACGGCAATGGAAACGGTAACGGCCGCCCCAACGGCAATGGCAATGGTAACGGTTACTCAAACGGCAATGGAAACGGTAACGGCCACCCCAATGGAAACGGTAACGGCCACCCCAACGGCAATGGTAACGGTTACTCAAACGGCAATGGAAACGGTAACGGCCACCCCAACGGCAATGGCAATGGAAACGGTAACGGCCACCCCAACGGCAATGGCAATGGAAACGGTAACGGCCACCCCAACGGCAATGGCAATGGAAACGGTAACGGCCACCCCAACGGCAATGGCAATGGAAACGGTAACGGCCACCCCAACGGCAACGGCAATGGTAATGGTTACTCAAACGGCAATGGAAACGGTAACGGCCGCACCAACGGCAATGGAAATGGTAACGGCCGCACCAACGGTAATGGTAACGGTCGCCCCAACGGTAACGGGCACACCAACGGAAATGGCAACGGTCGCTCCAACGGAAATGGAAACGGTAACGGCCGCAACGGTAATGGTCACTCCAACGGTAATGGAAACGGAAATGGAAACGGTAATGGAAATGGTTACCCAAACGGTAACGGAAATGGCCGCTCCAACGGATATGGACAGCGCGCCAACGGAAATGGCAACGGCAACGGAAATGGCGAGGACTACAACGGAAACGGCCACGACAACGGAAACGGCAATGGCCGCTCCAATGGTCACACCCAGAGGGTAGCATCCAGCGTGGCCCACACTGCCCACAAGGCCCGCTTTGTCTTGAAAGCCCGCAGGCCTCACTTTATCACCGTGAAAAAGCACCTTATCCCCGCAGCCAG TTTGACTTTGCCAGCCCAGGTCAAGATTGACCAGTCGGACCCGTCCGCCGTAGAGGCCCTGGCGGGCCAGACGGTGGTGCTGCCCTGCAGAGTCAGCCCACCGCCCAGTTCCACCGTGGCGCTCCAGTGGAGCAAGGACGGAGCCGCATTGACATCACGCAG ACATCAACAGCAGCCCAACGGTTCGCTGCTGCTCGGCCCTGTCAGCAAGTCGGACGAAGGCTGGTTCTTGTGTGTGGCCACCAAGGAGCAGGAAAGAGACCACCGCTACGTTTACCTGACTGTCTCAG AGGGAGCGTCCCGGCCGCAGCCCACCTCCTTGCCGACGGACGAGCTTTCGCCAGG GTTCACCCTGGAGCGCTCGGCCGCATCCTTGCTGGAGATGCGAGCGGGACAGGCGGCCCGACTGCCGTGCACCGTCGTACCCGCAACCTCACTCAGATACGTCAGCATACAATGGAGCCGAGACGGACGCACACTCAGCGACTCCAG GTTTGTCCAGCAGTTAGATGGCACACTGCTCATTGAGTCACTTCGGACTGAGGACGCCGGTGTGTACACTTGCTCCGCCTCCACGCAGCATCAGCTGGAGCAGAGACGCGTACATCTCAGAGTTCAAG CTGCCTTGCGGATCACCAAAGCTCCCGACAACATCCAAGTACCTGAAGGCAGCACGGCACTGCTACCCTGCGTGGCGTCGGGAGTCGACGTAAGCATCGGCTGGTCCAG GAACGGCGTCCCAGTGCGTCCGGACGGACGTAAGGTCCAGGTGTCTGCCGACGGGAGCCTGATCCTCAACAATGTGCAGGCATCCGACGAGGGCACCTACACGTGCAACGCCTACGCCGGCATCTACTCGGCCAGCGCCTCGGCTGACGTGCGCCTCctcaaaaatgtgcaaacag GCGGGGTTATGACATCACCATCGGGGACGCCGTGCTTGGACCAGCCTGAATTGGCCAACTGCGAGCTGGTGGTCTACGCCCAGCTGTGCGCCAACCAGTACTACGCTGCCTTCTGTTGTGCCAGCTGTGCCCGCCAAGCACGCAGCGGTGACAGGTTAGCTCGGTGA
- the LOC119116040 gene encoding papilin-like isoform X32: protein MMLPLLLLQLVLAPALLVSAEDYWEGWGAYGPCSRTCGGGVMVRSRRCITHRNDGGYNCVGPDKSYLACNTQECPAGTKDYREEQCAQFDGADFKGSRYSWVPYYGAENPCELNCVPKGENFVYRHSATVKDGTPCHPGRLDICVEGVCRRIGCDNILDSNMQEDPCLQCGGQGQTCSLVRNTFNTQRLAPGYNQMFTIPAGATSISIREKHPSRNYLAVRNLQGDYYLNGHWSLEFTSAAQIAGTKLYYQRGVEGDNLPESIIGRGPTTEPLVVELISQEPNQGVEYEYYLPVGHPTEGYAWSFGSWSACSKECGIGYQSRAVYCSIDNEAVPDHLCPYYARPESNRTCNPQACPVTYAWRTSEWTDCNVACGGGFQYRGVDCLYNDESGPRVVEDAYCAQYTQAPTDQQKCNMQRCTDHPGSAIISYIPSENAVQCRTTTYGCCYDRTTPAAGPNGEGCRDPPAPFERSICSLPKAAGSCSSWTARYFFDVLSGKCTEFWYGGCHGNSNHFATQEECHRVCHEPNGNGNGNGNGNGNGNGNGNGNGDGDGNGNGHANGNGNGNGRTNGNGNGHTNGNGNGNGYTNGNGNGRSNGNGNGNGRTNGNGNGNGHTNGNGNGNGYSNGNGNGRPNGNGNGNGYSNGNGNGNGHPNGNGNGHPNGNGNGYSNGNGNGNGHPNGNGNGNGNGHPNGNGNGNGNGHPNGNGNGNGNGHPNGNGNGNGNGHPNGNGNGNGYSNGNGNGNGRTNGNGNGNGRTNGNGNGRPNGNGHTNGNGNGRSNGNGNGNGRNGNGHSNGNGNGNGNGNGNGYPNGNGNGRSNGYGQRANGNGNGNGNGEDYNGNGHDNGNGNGRSNGHTQRVASSVAHTAHKARFVLKARRPHFITVKKHLIPAASLTLPAQVKIDQSDPSAVEALAGQTVVLPCRVSPPPSSTVALQWSKDGAALTSRRHQQQPNGSLLLGPVSKSDEGWFLCVATKEQERDHRYVYLTVSEGASRPQPTSLPTDELSPGFTLERSAASLLEMRAGQAARLPCTVVPATSLRYVSIQWSRDGRTLSDSRFVQQLDGTLLIESLRTEDAGVYTCSASTQHQLEQRRVHLRVQAALRITKAPDNIQVPEGSTALLPCVASGVDVSIGWSRNGVPVRPDGRKVQVSADGSLILNNVQASDEGTYTCNAYAGIYSASASADVRLLKNVQTGGVMTSPSGTPCLDQPELANCELVVYAQLCANQYYAAFCCASCARQARSGDRLAR from the exons ATGATGCTGCCTCTGTTGCTCCTCCAGCTGGTCCTGGCTCCAGCCCTTTTG GTGTCCGCTGAGGACTACTGGGAGGGGTGGGGTGCATACGGACCATGCAGTCGGACCTGCGGCGGTGGTGTGATGGTCAGAAGCAGACGCTGTATCACCCACAG AAACGACGGAGGCTACAACTGTGTTGGACCTGACAAGTCTTACCTGGCCTGTAACACTCAG GAGTGTCCCGCGGGAACTAAGGATTACCGTGAGGAGCAGTGCGCCCAGTTCGATGGGGCTGACTTCAAGGGGTCACGTTACAGCTGGGTGCCTTATTACGGAG CCGAGAACCCCTGCGAGCTGAACTGCGTGCCAAAGGGAGAGAACTTTGTCTACCGCCACAGTGCCACCGTTAAGGACGGAACACCTTGCCATCCCGGACGCCTTGACATTTGTGTGGAGGGAGTCTGCAGG CGCATAGGCTGCGACAACATACTGGACTCCAACATGCAGGAGGACCCCTGCCTGCAGTGCGGAGGCCAAGGACAGACCTGCTCACTGGTCAGGAACACCTTCAACACGCAGCGTCTTGCTCCCG GTTACAACCAGATGTTCACCATCCCCGCTGGAGCCACCTCCATCAGCATTAGAGAGAAACACCCTTCACGCAATTACCTCG CTGTCAGGAACCTGCAAGGAGATTACTACCTGAACGGTCACTGGTCCCTGGAGTTCACCAGTGCTGCCCAAATTGCCGGCACCAAGCTGTACTACCAACGAGGCGTAGAGGGCGACAACCTTCCCGAGTCCATCATCGGCCGCGGACCCACCACCGAGCCCCTCGTCGTGGAG CTGATCAGCCAGGAGCCCAACCAGGGTGTGGAGTACGAGTACTACCTTCCCGTGGGACACCCCACAGAGGGATACGCCTGGAGCTTCGGATCTTGGTCCGCCTGCAGCAAAGAGTGCGGAATTG GCTATCAGTCCAGAGCCGTCTACTGCTCCATCGACAACGAGGCCGTGCCCGACCACCTGTGCCCGTACTATGCCCGACCCGAGAGCAACAGAACCTGCAACCCTCAGGCCTGCCCTGTCACCTACGC CTGGAGAACCAGCGAGTGGACCGACTGCAACGTGGCATGCGGAGGCGGATTCCAGTATCGCGGCGTGGACTGTCTCTACAATGACGAGTCGGGACCCCGCGTGGTCGAGGACGCCTACTGCGCTCAGTACACTCAGGCACCCACTGACCAGCAGAAATGCAACATGCAGCGCTGCACCGACCACCCCGGAAGTGCG ATCATTTCCTACATCCCCTCTGAGAACGCCGTTCAGTGCCGCACCACCACCTACGGGTGCTGCTACGACCGCACCACCCCTGCTGCCGGGCCCAATGGAGAGGGCTGCCGTGACCCACCCGCACCTT TCGAGCGCTCCATCTGCTCACTGCCTAAGGCCGCTGGATCCTGCTCCAGCTGGACGGCGCGCTACTTCTTTGATGTTCTAAGCGGCAAGTGTACCGAGTTCTGGTACGGAGGCTGCCACGGCAACAGCAATCACTTTGCAACACAGGAGGAGTGCCACAGGGTCTGCCACGAGCCTAATGGCAATGGAAACGGCAATGGAAACGGAAATGGAAACGGAAACGGAAACGGAAATGGAAATGGTGACGGTGACGGTAACGGTAACGGCCACGCCAATGGAAATGGCAATGGTAATGGCCGCACCAATGGAAATGGCAACGGCCACACCAACGGAAACGGAAATGGTAACGGTTACACAAACGGAAACGGTAACGGCCGCTCAAATGGAAATGGCAACGGTAATGGCCGCACCAACGGAAACGGTAACGGCAACGGCCACACCAACGGAAATGGCAATGGTAACGGTTACTCAAAC GGAAACGGTAACGGCCGCCCCAACGGCAATGGCAATGGTAACGGTTACTCAAACGGCAATGGAAACGGTAACGGCCACCCCAATGGAAACGGTAACGGCCACCCCAACGGCAATGGTAACGGTTACTCAAACGGCAATGGAAACGGTAACGGCCACCCCAACGGCAATGGCAATGGAAACGGTAACGGCCACCCCAACGGCAATGGCAATGGAAACGGTAACGGCCACCCCAACGGCAATGGCAATGGAAACGGTAACGGCCACCCCAACGGCAATGGCAATGGAAACGGTAACGGCCACCCCAACGGCAACGGCAATGGTAATGGTTACTCAAACGGCAATGGAAACGGTAACGGCCGCACCAACGGCAATGGAAATGGTAACGGCCGCACCAACGGTAATGGTAACGGTCGCCCCAACGGTAACGGGCACACCAACGGAAATGGCAACGGTCGCTCCAACGGAAATGGAAACGGTAACGGCCGCAACGGTAATGGTCACTCCAACGGTAATGGAAACGGAAATGGAAACGGTAATGGAAATGGTTACCCAAACGGTAACGGAAATGGCCGCTCCAACGGATATGGACAGCGCGCCAACGGAAATGGCAACGGCAACGGAAATGGCGAGGACTACAACGGAAACGGCCACGACAACGGAAACGGCAATGGCCGCTCCAATGGTCACACCCAGAGGGTAGCATCCAGCGTGGCCCACACTGCCCACAAGGCCCGCTTTGTCTTGAAAGCCCGCAGGCCTCACTTTATCACCGTGAAAAAGCACCTTATCCCCGCAGCCAG TTTGACTTTGCCAGCCCAGGTCAAGATTGACCAGTCGGACCCGTCCGCCGTAGAGGCCCTGGCGGGCCAGACGGTGGTGCTGCCCTGCAGAGTCAGCCCACCGCCCAGTTCCACCGTGGCGCTCCAGTGGAGCAAGGACGGAGCCGCATTGACATCACGCAG ACATCAACAGCAGCCCAACGGTTCGCTGCTGCTCGGCCCTGTCAGCAAGTCGGACGAAGGCTGGTTCTTGTGTGTGGCCACCAAGGAGCAGGAAAGAGACCACCGCTACGTTTACCTGACTGTCTCAG AGGGAGCGTCCCGGCCGCAGCCCACCTCCTTGCCGACGGACGAGCTTTCGCCAGG GTTCACCCTGGAGCGCTCGGCCGCATCCTTGCTGGAGATGCGAGCGGGACAGGCGGCCCGACTGCCGTGCACCGTCGTACCCGCAACCTCACTCAGATACGTCAGCATACAATGGAGCCGAGACGGACGCACACTCAGCGACTCCAG GTTTGTCCAGCAGTTAGATGGCACACTGCTCATTGAGTCACTTCGGACTGAGGACGCCGGTGTGTACACTTGCTCCGCCTCCACGCAGCATCAGCTGGAGCAGAGACGCGTACATCTCAGAGTTCAAG CTGCCTTGCGGATCACCAAAGCTCCCGACAACATCCAAGTACCTGAAGGCAGCACGGCACTGCTACCCTGCGTGGCGTCGGGAGTCGACGTAAGCATCGGCTGGTCCAG GAACGGCGTCCCAGTGCGTCCGGACGGACGTAAGGTCCAGGTGTCTGCCGACGGGAGCCTGATCCTCAACAATGTGCAGGCATCCGACGAGGGCACCTACACGTGCAACGCCTACGCCGGCATCTACTCGGCCAGCGCCTCGGCTGACGTGCGCCTCctcaaaaatgtgcaaacag GCGGGGTTATGACATCACCATCGGGGACGCCGTGCTTGGACCAGCCTGAATTGGCCAACTGCGAGCTGGTGGTCTACGCCCAGCTGTGCGCCAACCAGTACTACGCTGCCTTCTGTTGTGCCAGCTGTGCCCGCCAAGCACGCAGCGGTGACAGGTTAGCTCGGTGA